Proteins co-encoded in one Opitutus terrae PB90-1 genomic window:
- a CDS encoding MOSC domain-containing protein: MLRIEHIFIADGHSYFGRHGQPAAVFPIVERSEAECVAGRGLRGDRFFGYKDDYKGQVTLFAAEVFEQLCEELKLTAAQPAALRRNLVVRGGDLNALIGEEFELQGVRLVGAEECRPCYWMDQALAPGAEAWLKGRGGLRCRVLTSGWLRREA; this comes from the coding sequence ATGCTGAGGATCGAGCATATCTTCATCGCGGACGGGCACAGCTATTTCGGCCGGCACGGGCAGCCGGCCGCGGTGTTTCCGATCGTCGAAAGGAGCGAGGCCGAATGCGTGGCTGGTCGCGGACTGCGCGGCGACCGTTTTTTTGGTTACAAGGACGACTACAAGGGCCAGGTCACGCTGTTTGCCGCGGAGGTGTTCGAACAGCTGTGTGAGGAACTGAAACTGACCGCGGCGCAGCCGGCGGCGCTGCGTCGAAATCTGGTCGTGCGCGGAGGTGACTTGAACGCGCTGATCGGCGAGGAGTTCGAGCTGCAGGGCGTCCGGCTGGTCGGAGCAGAGGAATGCCGGCCGTGTTACTGGATGGACCAGGCGCTCGCGCCGGGAGCGGAGGCGTGGCTGAAGGGCCGGGGCGGATTGCGCTGTCGCGTGCTCACGAGCGGGTGGCTCCGGCGGGAGGCATGA